From the Procambarus clarkii isolate CNS0578487 chromosome 70, FALCON_Pclarkii_2.0, whole genome shotgun sequence genome, one window contains:
- the LOC138356017 gene encoding uncharacterized protein, which yields MTVKNRPRYRTTSYLRIQLSTDSVIHGHSYPRTQLSKAPTIPKNPTIQEPIYPRTQLSKNPAIQEPSYPRTQLSNDPTIQEPSYPRSQLSKNPAIQEPSYPRTQLSKNPTIQGPNYPRTQLSKIPAIQEPSYPRTQLSKNPAIQEPSYPRTQLSKNPAIQEPSYPRTQLSKDPAIQEPSYPRTQLSKNPAIQEPSYPRTQLSKNPAIQEPSYPRTQLSKDPAIQEPSYPRTQLSKNPAIQEPSYPRTQLSKNPTIQEPNYRMTDNTTNRMLSALSCSPLAPWAWVTMALVLGGDREAGHGGLTITTITNTSLTIFSNTN from the coding sequence GACACAGTTATCCAAGGACCCAGCTATCCAAGGCCCCAACTATCCCCAAGAACCCAACTATCCAAGAACCCATCTATCCAAGGACCCAACTATCCAAGAACCCAGCTATCCAAGAACCCAGCTATCCAAGAACCCAACTATCCAATGACCCAACTATCCAAGAACCCAGCTATCCAAGATCCCAGCTATCCAAGAACCCAGCTATCCAAGAACCCAGCTATCCAAGAACCCAGCTATCCAAGAACCCAACTATCCAAGGACCCAACTATCCAAGAACCCAGCTATCCAAGATCCCAGCTATCCAAGAACCCAGCTATCCAAGAACCCAGCTATCCAAGAACCCAGCTATCCAAGAACCCAGCTATCCAAGGACCCAGCTATCCAAGAACCCAGCTATCCAAGAACCCAGCTATCCAAGAACCCAGCTATCCAAGGACCCAGCTATCCAAGAACCCAGCTATCCAAGAACCCAGCTATCCAAGAACCCAGCTATCCAAGAACCCAGCTATCCAAGGACCCAGCTATCCAAGAACCCAGCTATCCAAGAACCCAGCTATCCAAGAACCCAGCTATCCAAGGACCCAGCTATCCAAGAACCCAGCTATCCAAGAACCCAGCTATCCAAGAACCCAGCTATCCAAGAACCCAGCTATCCAAGAACCCAGCTATCCAAGAACCCAACTATCCAAGAACCCAACTATCGAATGACAGATAACACGACAAACAGAATGCTTTCAGCGTTATCATGTTCCCCATTGGCTCCTTGGGCATGGGTGACCATGGCCCTAGTGCTGGGAGGGGACAGGGAAGCTGGTCACGGaggcctcaccatcaccaccatcaccaacacctccctcaccatCTTCTCCAACACTAATTAG